The Streptomyces laurentii genome contains a region encoding:
- a CDS encoding phage protein (HNH nucleases; HNH endonuclease signature which is foundin viral, prokaryotic, and eukaryotic proteins. The alignment includes members of the large group of homing endonucleases, yeast intron 1 protein, MutS, as well as bacterial colicins, pyocins, and...; cd00085;~identified by MetaGeneAnnotator; putative;~phage protein [Streptomyces roseosporus NRRL15998]), with product MRCIDCTEPATHRRRCERHHREYERRPAVQVRRARARRRAERHDAAARLRRIIERKTKAWCDWCLGNFAVADVDIDHVRPLSMGGTDTDGNVQVLCHGCHQLKTSTEFGRSAL from the coding sequence ATGCGCTGTATCGACTGCACGGAGCCGGCGACTCATCGCCGACGCTGCGAGCGGCACCACAGGGAGTACGAGAGGCGGCCCGCTGTTCAGGTTCGTCGTGCACGGGCTCGGCGACGGGCTGAGCGGCACGACGCTGCTGCACGGCTCCGGCGGATCATCGAGCGCAAGACCAAGGCGTGGTGTGACTGGTGCCTAGGCAACTTCGCGGTGGCAGACGTGGACATCGATCACGTGCGGCCCCTCTCGATGGGAGGGACCGACACGGACGGGAACGTTCAGGTCTTGTGCCACGGGTGCCATCAGCTCAAGACGAGCACCGAGTTCGGCCGGAGTGCGCTCTAG